From a region of the Pseudanabaena sp. ABRG5-3 genome:
- a CDS encoding nuclease domain-containing protein produces the protein MANYPTIKFVDDRRNTLPIDEDGLQHISQFRQSWQICLSDRWLGKVRLLGNLNIDLLNITKTNYWQFKNNQIPPSIISSAGIVTVILIDEKGNPIEVTKTRLAIHPASLTDSQLDRMIADIGTLALSVSSCVNREVKIPTALASGKTDYGQKWSPYQGMLTTADALIELTLVMQQNWGALEKRSLKDIETTIGKVSRSRVYTSPKLLIRAYSQPAKQNFMGMVRIETTNCSENQFLCYLLDIYLQDVVKGVISGLKALTIDNVESRLIPSRRSDPDFTKFRDNIQKTVDQRTQRINQFELSVKEKIKQLQECQIWAKYARNSSFLRNISTPHTLPNHSLRLTGSPAYGSIYACYSSSQGHLLENLQQQILSFENLAPKNIKPVWEIYEIWCFVSIYSAFVLYAGMSEPSEGLFENLTVSMGTIQIPKNRPFRLSKELSDRRQLKVTLTYESEQYNLYGELRKPDILIEIAIKGSPTAKFGFDAKYRNYQNQGYARFQKDVIDIAKSRYQEELKLQACFILHTDGNYDYWGEVPFSRFAKEKFRGGHNQNNNNDYVGHQYGAIALFPDADPEKANQQLKKIIRLLLQYHLHESLISTCISCGYSLDPKQNIFAQGLSTYYGCPECGDFWVVNSCYGTHHHLLKFSNYFHHKSDHPEHRDKWMFICPECGSDPSEADLRSSGGYPRSYRRGS, from the coding sequence ATGGCTAACTATCCCACCATAAAATTTGTGGACGATCGCAGGAATACTTTGCCCATTGATGAAGATGGGTTGCAACATATTTCTCAATTTAGGCAGTCTTGGCAAATTTGTCTAAGCGATCGCTGGCTAGGCAAAGTGAGGCTGCTAGGTAATCTGAACATTGACTTGTTAAATATCACAAAAACTAACTATTGGCAGTTTAAAAATAATCAAATTCCACCTTCAATTATCAGTAGTGCAGGAATTGTGACAGTAATTCTCATTGATGAGAAAGGAAACCCTATTGAAGTAACAAAAACTAGATTAGCTATACATCCTGCGAGCTTAACTGATAGTCAATTGGATCGGATGATTGCTGATATTGGCACACTTGCACTATCAGTATCTAGTTGTGTGAATCGGGAAGTTAAGATTCCTACTGCCCTAGCATCAGGCAAAACTGACTACGGACAAAAATGGTCGCCCTATCAAGGAATGCTCACAACCGCAGATGCTCTAATTGAACTTACATTGGTTATGCAGCAAAATTGGGGCGCTCTCGAAAAGCGATCGCTCAAAGATATTGAAACCACTATCGGCAAGGTCAGCCGATCACGGGTTTACACCTCCCCCAAATTATTAATCAGAGCCTATAGCCAACCCGCAAAGCAAAATTTTATGGGCATGGTTCGGATAGAAACCACTAACTGTTCCGAAAATCAATTTCTCTGTTACCTGCTAGATATTTATTTACAGGATGTCGTTAAAGGAGTTATCTCTGGTCTAAAAGCGTTAACAATCGATAATGTGGAAAGCCGCTTAATTCCTAGCCGCCGTAGCGATCCTGATTTTACTAAGTTTCGAGACAATATTCAAAAAACTGTCGATCAACGCACCCAAAGAATTAATCAATTTGAATTATCAGTCAAGGAAAAAATCAAGCAACTGCAAGAATGTCAAATCTGGGCAAAATATGCTCGCAATTCATCGTTTTTAAGAAATATTTCCACACCTCACACTTTACCAAACCATTCTTTAAGATTAACGGGATCACCTGCCTATGGATCGATCTACGCTTGTTACAGCAGTTCTCAAGGACATTTACTAGAAAATCTGCAACAGCAAATTCTTTCCTTTGAAAATCTCGCTCCCAAAAATATCAAGCCAGTTTGGGAAATCTATGAAATCTGGTGCTTTGTTAGCATTTACAGCGCTTTTGTTCTCTATGCAGGTATGAGCGAGCCTTCAGAAGGTTTATTTGAGAACTTAACAGTATCCATGGGAACTATCCAAATCCCTAAAAATAGACCATTTCGATTAAGCAAAGAATTAAGTGATCGCCGCCAACTCAAAGTCACACTTACCTACGAATCCGAGCAGTACAATCTCTATGGTGAACTGCGAAAACCAGATATCTTAATTGAAATTGCGATCAAGGGATCTCCAACAGCTAAATTTGGATTTGATGCGAAATACCGCAACTATCAAAATCAAGGCTATGCCCGTTTTCAAAAAGATGTGATCGACATTGCGAAATCTCGATATCAAGAAGAATTAAAACTTCAAGCTTGCTTTATCCTCCATACTGACGGAAATTATGACTATTGGGGTGAAGTACCATTTAGCCGCTTTGCTAAAGAGAAATTTCGAGGTGGTCACAATCAAAATAACAACAATGATTATGTTGGACATCAATATGGGGCGATCGCGCTCTTTCCTGACGCTGATCCAGAGAAAGCCAATCAACAACTTAAAAAAATTATTCGCCTATTACTGCAATATCATCTCCATGAATCTCTAATTTCAACCTGTATATCCTGTGGCTATTCTCTTGACCCCAAACAAAATATTTTTGCACAAGGATTAAGCACATATTACGGCTGTCCAGAATGCGGTGACTTTTGGGTAGTGAATAGCTGTTATGGCACTCATCATCATTTGCTTAAATTTAGTAACTACTTTCACCATAAATCTGACCATCCAGAACATCGTGATAAATGGATGTTTATCTGTCCCGAATGTGGCAGCGATCCTTCTGAGGCTGACTTGAGAAGTTCAGGAGGCTACCCAAGAAGTTATCGGCGTGGTAGTTAA